A single window of Sporosarcina sp. FSL W7-1349 DNA harbors:
- a CDS encoding M23 family metallopeptidase: MRHWILFPLYLLMLLSVFITVVSANEEPTREEILQNRMQLYLHFEDESIPWYHLAAIDQFERNIQQVRKDIPKKDGAISITYSSEFWVGALNPYPEDTSPQSIAFFAGNGADGNEDGIADPTGDEDALFTMGSFLSKYGPAEEDFESALLDYYEREETVNQVLTIAKLFKHFETIDLDEHAFPLPKQHNYSYRGTWGAKRGWGGRRIHEGTDLFASYGVPVRATSFGVIEAMGWNEYGGWRIGIRDHHNTYHYFAHLAYFNEGLKEGDIVEPGTVIGYVGNSGYGKKGTSGKFPPHLHYGMYKYNGRTEWAFDPYPSLRVWERSEK; encoded by the coding sequence GTGCGTCATTGGATTTTATTCCCCCTGTATCTTCTCATGCTTCTGTCCGTTTTCATCACGGTCGTTTCCGCAAATGAAGAGCCGACGAGGGAAGAGATTTTACAGAACCGGATGCAGTTGTATTTGCATTTTGAAGATGAATCCATTCCTTGGTACCACTTGGCAGCAATCGATCAATTCGAGCGGAATATCCAGCAAGTCCGAAAAGACATCCCGAAAAAAGATGGGGCGATTTCTATCACCTATTCCAGTGAATTTTGGGTAGGCGCCTTGAATCCCTACCCGGAAGACACTTCCCCTCAATCGATTGCTTTTTTTGCAGGCAATGGTGCGGATGGCAACGAGGATGGCATTGCGGATCCAACTGGCGATGAAGATGCTCTGTTCACAATGGGCTCGTTCCTCAGCAAGTATGGTCCTGCGGAAGAGGATTTTGAATCAGCTTTATTGGATTATTACGAGCGAGAAGAAACTGTCAATCAAGTGCTGACCATCGCCAAGCTTTTCAAGCATTTTGAAACGATTGATCTCGATGAGCATGCCTTCCCCCTGCCGAAACAGCATAATTACAGCTATCGCGGGACTTGGGGTGCGAAACGCGGCTGGGGCGGCCGGCGAATACACGAAGGTACCGACCTGTTTGCCAGTTATGGCGTTCCCGTACGGGCCACTTCTTTCGGCGTAATTGAGGCAATGGGATGGAACGAATACGGCGGCTGGCGGATCGGCATCCGGGACCATCATAATACGTATCATTATTTTGCCCATCTCGCCTATTTCAATGAAGGACTGAAGGAAGGAGACATCGTAGAACCTGGAACGGTCATTGGGTATGTCGGGAATTCAGGATATGGAAAGAAAGGGACGTCCGGAAAATTCCCGCCTCATCTGCATTATGGAATGTACAAATACAATGGACGGACGGAATGGGCATTCGATCCGTACCCTTCTTTACGGGTTTGGGAAAGATCCGAAAAGTAA